The following is a genomic window from Chitinophaga caseinilytica.
GCAAGCGAGCAGGATGCATAGCACCGCGCAAAGCTTCGTAAAGCTCTTTTGCATAAGTGTAAGTTTTAAAGATCTTATTCGAGAATGATGAAATCTTTTTCTTCCCGCATTTTCAGTCCGTGCACCGTACACACCGCTTTCAGGAGCACTTCCGGCTGGCCCATGGGGGCAGACCCCGTGAAGGGCAGCGCTTCCATGCCGGGGCGTTTAAAGCGGACGTGCTTGCCGTAAAGGTCCTCCATGCGCAGGGCCACCGTTGCCAGCGTACCATCCCTTATCACCACGCGTTTTTCCATCCAGGCCGTGAACCCGCCTGCGGGCGCCTGCGTGAGCGAGATGCCCAGGGCGCTTTGCTGGAGGAGGTCTCCGGGCTTCATCTTCCGTCCGGATGCCGTTACGCTGCCTTCCAGGAGCGCGATGGCGGCGGAATCGTGCCGGTGGTAAACGTTGAACGCGGTGCCGGTCACCTCCACATCGGTCATGTTTGTATGCACCACAAACCGGGGATGCAATCCCTGCGGCGCGCGCTTCACCTTGAAATATGCTTCGCCCTGCAGTGTCACGGTGCGAACGTCTTTGCCGTTAAAAGCGGATGGGTAACGGATGGATGAATTGGCGTTGAGCCAGACTTCGGTGCCGTCTTGCAATGTGACGGTCGTGGTTTCACCGAAAGTGGTGCTGAGCGTGAGCATTTGCGCGGCCGGAGCCGGTAACCGCATCACGAGGAATGCTGCGATGGCCGCTGCGGTGGCGGTGGCGCCAATGATGAGCCTTCTGATGGGAAAGCGCCGGTTTTTTTACGGTCTTCCGCATCCAGCACGCCGTCTATGGCGGCTTTCAGGGCATCCATTTCGGCAGGGTCAACTTCAGTGGCATGAAATCTGAACGAACGCACCATCCATTGCGCCTCGCGCAGTGCCTCCCGCTTCTCCGGGTGCGCCGCGGCCCATTGTTCCCAGAACCGGGCAGCCGCATCGTCTGTGCGCTGCACCCAGGCCTGGAAGGAAGCTTCCGCCGCAAAATCCGCCGCTTCGTAATCTTGATATGACATAAGTAAGCCTTGTACGTAATAAGGAGGCATACAAGTGAGGAAATACCCTCAGGAAAAAGGAAGTTTTTTGGAATAATTTTTTCCCGGCATTAATAAATTGACAATCAACCCATAAAACATTTACCATCTACTATTTGGGATGAATGGTAGACACGATTTCAGGAAAATATTATCTAACAGGAAATCAGATTTTATGCAGACAGTCCGATCGGAACGAATCGGGCAACTTTCCCGCGGCGCTCCTAGCGGGTGTACAGCAGCGCTTCCGCGCCCGCCAGCAAAGGTTTCAGCTCGGTGAGGGCGCGGTACACGAGCGTGCGGGCGTATTTCACGGCTTTGAGCTGCATGACTTCCGCGATCTCTTCATACGAAAGACTTTCATAAAACCGGAGATACACCGCTTCCTTCTGGCGCAGCGTGAGCCGGCCGATGGTTTGCTGCACGTGGCGCTCCGCCATCGCGGCGTTTTGCCGGCTGATGAGGTAACTTTCGGGCGATAATTCCAGGAAAAATGCGGGCGCTTCGGCGTCTGTCAATTCGTGGGACCGCGGCGTTTTCCCCAATACTCTCACAAGTTTGCGGCGTACGGACACCAGCAGGTAGCTTTTGGGCTTTTCCGGCGTTTGAAGGGATTGGCGGCGGAGGTATAGGTCGGTGAAAAAATCCTGCAAGGTGTCTTTCACCAAACCGGCATCCTGCGTAAAACGGCTGCAGTAGCTGAAAAGAGGCGGGAAATACCGGCGGTAGATTTCGCCGAAAGCTTCCCGGTCCCCTTCCCGGAGGCGATCCCAAAGGACCTTATCGTCTTGCTGCGGATAAAAGGCGCCGGTGTTCATAAAGCGAAATTTAGGAATAAGGATCAAGAATGCAATCTACATCACCCTTCGCTGCCGTTTCAACCTATCATCGTAAAATAACCATTTTTTAATTTGTTACAGCGCGTGCGACGTTGCCGCTTCGCGGATGCCGAGCCGTTCGCACCACCCTTTGAAATCGCGGTGGATGCCTTGCAGCACTTCTTTCTGCTGGGGCGTAAGCTCCAGCACGTGCGCGCGGCTGATCGTGCGTACCGGTATGCCCCGCAGCTGCAGGAAATACTTCGCGCTCATGGGGTACGCGATGTGGATGAGCGGATCTACCCGGCGAAGCTCTTCCTGGATCCAGGCCACGTCTTCCGCCTTCGAGGGGTCGGCCGCGTTATTGCAAAGCCACACGAGGATTTCAGGATAGAAATTCCCGGAGATGGACGACATGCCCGCCGCTCCCATGCGCAGGGAATCCACGGCATTGGGCGTATGCGCATCGTAGAACTCGAATTTCGGATTGTTGATCGCCGCCAGTTTCTCCCGAACGCTTTCCACCTGGCAGCTCGTGTCTTTATGATAGATCAGCCGGTTGGAATCGAGCAGTGTTTTCAGGACTTCGGCGCTCAACACTCTTTTATACGGCGCAGGGCATTCGTAGAGTCCCAGCGGAATATCGCCGGTAAGGTCGAACATCTGATGGAAACGGTCTATCAGCACGGCATCCGGTTCGTCTACGTTCGCGAAATGCCCCGTGATCATGATCACCGCATCCACCCCC
Proteins encoded in this region:
- a CDS encoding FecR family protein; translated protein: MRLPAPAAQMLTLSTTFGETTTVTLQDGTEVWLNANSSIRYPSAFNGKDVRTVTLQGEAYFKVKRAPQGLHPRFVVHTNMTDVEVTGTAFNVYHRHDSAAIALLEGSVTASGRKMKPGDLLQQSALGISLTQAPAGGFTAWMEKRVVIRDGTLATVALRMEDLYGKHVRFKRPGMEALPFTGSAPMGQPEVLLKAVCTVHGLKMREEKDFIILE
- a CDS encoding RNA polymerase sigma factor, whose amino-acid sequence is MNTGAFYPQQDDKVLWDRLREGDREAFGEIYRRYFPPLFSYCSRFTQDAGLVKDTLQDFFTDLYLRRQSLQTPEKPKSYLLVSVRRKLVRVLGKTPRSHELTDAEAPAFFLELSPESYLISRQNAAMAERHVQQTIGRLTLRQKEAVYLRFYESLSYEEIAEVMQLKAVKYARTLVYRALTELKPLLAGAEALLYTR
- a CDS encoding dihydrodipicolinate synthase family protein — protein: MQKKFVPVMITPFNLKARIDLGMVEQLIDFYLEAGVKGFFANCLSSEMYSISEDERLELTRHVVNYVNGRVPVVATGSFGLTIPDKAQFIRNIHDTGVDAVIMITGHFANVDEPDAVLIDRFHQMFDLTGDIPLGLYECPAPYKRVLSAEVLKTLLDSNRLIYHKDTSCQVESVREKLAAINNPKFEFYDAHTPNAVDSLRMGAAGMSSISGNFYPEILVWLCNNAADPSKAEDVAWIQEELRRVDPLIHIAYPMSAKYFLQLRGIPVRTISRAHVLELTPQQKEVLQGIHRDFKGWCERLGIREAATSHAL